In one Pseudomonadota bacterium genomic region, the following are encoded:
- a CDS encoding septum formation initiator family protein, whose product MTPSRTTPALGALAYLTTCLALGAYFTFAAVQGDFGLFKRAEVEAEARILGEELSELSAEIAVLENKTLRLSDTYLDLDLLDEQARDVLGLIRADEIVVE is encoded by the coding sequence ATGACCCCTTCTCGCACCACGCCCGCCCTGGGCGCGCTCGCCTACCTGACGACGTGCCTCGCGCTCGGCGCGTATTTCACTTTTGCAGCGGTCCAGGGGGATTTCGGCCTCTTCAAACGCGCGGAGGTGGAGGCCGAGGCGCGCATCCTGGGAGAGGAACTGTCGGAACTCTCCGCCGAGATCGCCGTTCTCGAGAATAAGACCCTGCGACTGTCGGATACTTATCTTGATCTCGATCTTCTCGATGAACAGGCCCGTGACGTGCTGGGCCTCATCCGCGCCGACGAAATCGTCGTCGAGTAG
- a CDS encoding pyruvate dehydrogenase complex E1 component subunit beta — MATEILMPALSPTMEEGTLAKWLVKEGDTIESGMILAEIETDKATMEFEAVDEGVMGKIIVSEGTEGVKVNAPIAVLLEDGEDASAAEVEAPKEETAPAPAMLNGAEGKVAPSAPAMPVESKAVEPDVPAGTEFKTQTVREALRDAMSEEMRRDDAVYLMGEEVAEYQGAYKVSQGMLDEFGAKRVIDTPITEHGFAGIAVGAAFGGLRPIVEFMTFNFAMQAIDQIINSAAKTLYMSGGQMGAPMVFRGPNGAAARVAAQHSQDYAAWYSSVPGLKVVQPYSAMDAKGLLKTAIRDPNPVIFLENEILYGQSFEVPVLDDFTIPFGKARIWREGDDVTIISFGIGMKYALEAADKLAEEGVSAEVLDLRTLRPIDYGAIIASVQKTNRVVTVEEGFPVASMGNHLSAYIMTHAFDYLDAPVINCTGKDVPMPYAANLEKHALTSTAEVLEAVRQVTYR; from the coding sequence ATGGCTACCGAGATCCTGATGCCCGCCCTCTCTCCGACCATGGAAGAAGGCACGCTGGCCAAGTGGCTGGTGAAGGAAGGCGATACGATTGAATCCGGCATGATCCTCGCCGAAATCGAAACCGACAAGGCCACGATGGAGTTCGAGGCCGTCGATGAAGGTGTGATGGGAAAGATCATCGTCTCCGAGGGCACCGAGGGCGTGAAAGTGAACGCGCCCATCGCGGTCCTTCTGGAAGACGGTGAGGATGCCTCCGCCGCCGAGGTCGAGGCCCCCAAGGAGGAGACGGCCCCTGCCCCCGCCATGCTGAATGGCGCTGAGGGCAAGGTGGCGCCCTCGGCACCTGCCATGCCGGTGGAGTCAAAAGCCGTGGAGCCCGACGTGCCCGCGGGCACCGAGTTCAAGACGCAGACCGTGCGAGAAGCACTGCGCGATGCAATGTCCGAGGAGATGCGCCGGGACGACGCCGTCTATCTCATGGGCGAGGAGGTGGCCGAGTACCAGGGCGCCTACAAGGTCTCGCAAGGGATGCTGGACGAGTTCGGCGCCAAGCGTGTGATCGACACGCCGATCACGGAGCACGGTTTCGCCGGCATCGCTGTCGGGGCAGCCTTTGGCGGCCTGCGCCCGATCGTGGAGTTCATGACGTTCAACTTCGCGATGCAGGCGATCGACCAGATCATCAACTCCGCCGCCAAGACGCTTTACATGTCGGGCGGCCAAATGGGTGCACCGATGGTCTTCCGCGGGCCCAATGGCGCGGCAGCCCGCGTGGCAGCGCAGCACAGCCAGGACTACGCGGCATGGTATTCGTCCGTCCCCGGCCTCAAGGTGGTGCAGCCCTACTCGGCCATGGACGCCAAGGGCCTTCTGAAGACGGCGATCCGGGACCCGAACCCGGTCATCTTCCTCGAAAACGAGATCCTTTACGGTCAGTCCTTTGAGGTGCCGGTGCTCGACGACTTCACCATCCCATTCGGGAAAGCGCGCATTTGGCGCGAGGGAGACGATGTCACGATCATCAGTTTCGGCATCGGGATGAAGTACGCGCTCGAAGCTGCTGATAAGCTTGCAGAAGAAGGTGTGAGCGCCGAGGTGCTCGACCTGCGGACACTGCGCCCCATCGATTACGGCGCCATCATCGCTTCCGTGCAGAAGACGAACCGCGTGGTGACCGTGGAAGAAGGCTTCCCCGTGGCCTCCATGGGCAATCACCTCAGCGCCTACATCATGACCCACGCCTTCGATTACCTCGACGCGCCGGTCATTAATTGCACGGGCAAGGATGTGCCCATGCCCTACGCGGCCAACCTGGAAAAGCATGCCCTCACCAGCACCGCAGAGGTGCTCGAGGCCGTGCGCCAGGTCACCTACCGCTGA
- a CDS encoding DUF5076 domain-containing protein yields the protein MFWQKKEEGVSIQNPMLIALRVENAQETVSVHLDPEQLVNPGEAGVMHADIGRHMARALAQTSFDGSEEEAFHQIANIFNAEANAPTQPLKRGHVQ from the coding sequence ATGTTCTGGCAGAAGAAAGAGGAAGGGGTCAGCATCCAGAATCCGATGCTGATCGCCCTTCGCGTAGAGAATGCGCAGGAGACGGTGAGTGTTCACCTCGATCCTGAGCAACTGGTCAATCCGGGCGAAGCGGGCGTGATGCATGCAGATATCGGGCGCCACATGGCGCGCGCCCTCGCCCAGACCTCCTTTGACGGCAGTGAAGAAGAGGCGTTCCACCAGATCGCCAATATCTTTAACGCCGAAGCCAATGCCCCCACGCAGCCGCTCAAGCGCGGCCACGTTCAGTAG
- a CDS encoding glycoside hydrolase/phage tail family protein, which translates to MATLLLSAAGAALGGAVGGSVLGVSSVAIGRLVGATIGRSIDQRLLGQGAQAVETGKVDRFRLTGASEGSAMTQLYGRLRVGGQVIWATQFLETRRTTGGGRGRKGAPPQPKTTTYSYSVSLAIALCEGEISRVGRVWADGEEVAPESLNMRVYRGSFTQLPDPKIAAVQGAENTPAFRGTAYVVMEDLDLTPFGNRVPQFSFEVIRPAQGGTRAAPKDMGDAVQAVAMMPGSGEYVLATTPVVYDAGYGKTSLANVNTASSLTDFSVSLQTLQEELPNCGSTSLIVSWFGDDLRCGACRLIPRVERKGADPSDMPWRVAGISRSEAEVVPLDDAGRPVYGGTPTDQSVVEAIEATRDAGLEVMFYPFILMTQQTGNSLTDPYGGGEGQPALPWRGRITTSLAPGSPGSPDGTAAAEAEVAAFLGIAQASDFTVNGKSVSYTGPADTGYRRFILHYAHLCAAAGGVDAFCIGSEMRGLTTIRGEGGSFPAVTALMALAAECRAILGPDCKISYAADWSEYFGYQPQDGSGDVYFHLDPLWMHDDIDFIGIDNYMPLSDWRDGSDHLDAEAGAIYDLDYLMGNIEGGEGYDFFYASPQARESQIRTPITDGAHHEPWVYRYKDIRNWWGNYHHERVGGTRATFPTDWRPAEKPIRFTELGCAAIDKGTNEPNKFLDPKSSESSLPHFSNGLRDPLVQLQYLRAMATYWENSANNPVSSTYEGPMIDTARAHVWSWDARPYPYFPGRRDVWADGENHGRGHWISGRSSGRTLADVVAEICMRSGVTEFDVSRLFGFVRGYVVTDVSDARAALQPLMLAYGFDAVERDGTLHFFNRNGEVTEALQEGALVYRGGEEPVLRRDRAADAEIAGRVQVTFVDVDGDFETAAAEAVFPEEDLHTTTSSELPLALTRAEARAIAERWLSETKLARDGAEFALPPSLAHLGAGDVVALPEAGGEARFRIDRVEDTEARLVEAVRVEPGVYDRPADLEAEVVVSDFVPPLPVFAAYLDLPLITGDEPPHAPRIAATASDWPGVAALFASPSGEDFELLDVIDVPATLGEVLEDIPAGPLAVKDRATTIRVRLTQGMLSSITEAALLAGGNLAALGDGTADAWEIIQFQEARLVAESTYDLTILLRGQLGSDALMPPTWPAGTVFVLLDGAVRPLDLPSTSRNVSQTYRIGPSGRPFDDPSYRETTLAFRGNGLRPYAPVHLSAKRKSDGSLEAQWIRRTRVDGDIWDGGDVPLGEAHESYRVRLLQGGVLVVEVITSAPAWLLPAGEVPLGSLEVEVSQISEKYGPGPSIVCPVT; encoded by the coding sequence ATGGCGACACTCCTTCTTTCTGCTGCGGGCGCGGCGCTTGGCGGTGCCGTGGGGGGCTCCGTCCTCGGGGTGTCCTCCGTGGCCATCGGGCGGCTTGTGGGCGCCACGATCGGCCGCTCCATCGATCAGCGGCTGCTCGGGCAAGGCGCGCAGGCCGTGGAGACCGGGAAGGTCGACCGGTTTCGGCTGACCGGTGCCTCCGAAGGCTCTGCCATGACGCAGCTTTACGGGCGGCTGCGCGTCGGCGGACAGGTGATCTGGGCCACGCAATTCCTCGAAACCCGGCGAACCACAGGCGGGGGGCGCGGGCGCAAGGGCGCACCGCCACAGCCGAAGACGACGACCTACAGCTACTCCGTGTCCCTTGCCATCGCGCTCTGCGAAGGAGAGATCTCGCGCGTGGGGCGCGTCTGGGCGGATGGCGAGGAAGTCGCCCCCGAAAGTCTGAACATGCGCGTCTATCGAGGCTCGTTCACGCAGTTGCCGGACCCGAAGATTGCGGCCGTGCAAGGCGCCGAGAACACTCCGGCCTTTCGAGGGACGGCCTACGTCGTGATGGAGGACCTTGACCTCACGCCATTCGGCAACCGGGTGCCGCAGTTCAGCTTCGAGGTGATACGGCCTGCGCAGGGCGGGACGCGCGCGGCGCCAAAGGACATGGGCGATGCCGTGCAAGCCGTGGCGATGATGCCGGGCTCGGGCGAGTACGTGCTCGCCACGACGCCGGTGGTTTACGACGCGGGCTACGGCAAGACCTCGCTGGCCAACGTGAATACGGCCTCGTCGCTTACGGACTTCTCGGTGTCCTTGCAAACCCTGCAGGAAGAACTGCCGAATTGCGGATCGACATCGCTTATCGTGTCATGGTTCGGCGACGATCTCCGCTGCGGGGCATGCAGGCTCATCCCACGCGTGGAGCGGAAGGGGGCCGATCCCTCGGACATGCCCTGGCGCGTGGCAGGGATCAGCCGATCCGAGGCAGAGGTCGTGCCCCTCGATGATGCGGGCCGCCCGGTCTATGGCGGAACACCCACGGACCAATCCGTGGTGGAGGCGATCGAAGCCACGAGGGACGCGGGGCTCGAGGTGATGTTCTACCCGTTTATCCTGATGACCCAGCAAACGGGCAACAGCCTGACCGATCCCTATGGGGGCGGCGAGGGCCAACCGGCCCTGCCTTGGCGCGGGCGGATCACGACCTCGCTCGCGCCCGGTTCTCCGGGTAGCCCCGACGGGACCGCCGCTGCGGAGGCCGAAGTGGCGGCCTTCTTGGGCATCGCGCAGGCCTCGGATTTCACGGTGAACGGCAAGAGCGTCAGCTACACCGGCCCCGCGGATACCGGCTATCGCCGCTTCATTTTGCACTACGCCCATCTCTGCGCCGCGGCTGGAGGCGTCGACGCGTTTTGCATCGGGTCGGAGATGCGAGGCCTCACCACCATCCGCGGCGAAGGGGGAAGCTTTCCCGCCGTGACCGCTCTCATGGCGCTGGCCGCGGAATGTCGGGCGATCCTCGGGCCGGACTGCAAGATCAGCTACGCCGCCGACTGGTCGGAATACTTCGGGTACCAGCCCCAGGACGGGTCCGGCGATGTCTACTTTCATCTCGATCCGCTCTGGATGCATGACGACATCGATTTCATCGGGATCGACAACTACATGCCGCTCTCCGACTGGAGGGACGGCTCGGACCACCTCGATGCAGAGGCCGGCGCGATCTATGACCTCGACTACCTGATGGGCAACATCGAGGGCGGAGAAGGGTACGACTTCTTCTATGCCTCGCCGCAGGCCCGAGAGTCCCAGATCCGGACACCCATCACGGACGGCGCTCACCATGAGCCGTGGGTCTATCGCTACAAGGACATTCGCAACTGGTGGGGCAATTATCACCATGAGCGTGTCGGCGGGACCCGGGCGACCTTTCCGACGGATTGGCGCCCCGCCGAGAAACCCATCCGCTTCACGGAGCTCGGCTGTGCGGCGATCGACAAGGGCACGAACGAGCCCAACAAGTTCCTCGATCCCAAATCCTCGGAATCAAGTCTGCCGCATTTCTCCAACGGGCTGCGCGATCCGCTGGTCCAGCTTCAGTATCTGCGCGCCATGGCGACCTACTGGGAGAACAGCGCGAACAATCCGGTGTCGAGCACCTATGAGGGACCGATGATCGACACCGCGCGGGCCCATGTCTGGAGCTGGGATGCCCGGCCCTATCCTTATTTTCCGGGCCGCCGCGATGTCTGGGCGGACGGGGAGAACCATGGGCGGGGCCATTGGATCAGCGGCCGGTCTTCCGGTCGGACGCTTGCGGATGTTGTCGCCGAGATCTGCATGCGCTCCGGGGTCACGGAATTCGACGTGAGCCGACTCTTCGGCTTTGTCCGCGGTTATGTCGTCACCGATGTGAGCGACGCGCGGGCTGCGTTGCAGCCCCTTATGCTGGCCTACGGCTTCGACGCCGTGGAGCGGGACGGCACCCTGCATTTCTTCAATCGCAACGGTGAGGTCACGGAGGCCTTACAGGAAGGCGCGCTCGTCTATCGTGGTGGGGAAGAGCCGGTCCTGCGACGGGATCGGGCTGCCGATGCCGAGATCGCCGGGCGCGTTCAAGTGACCTTCGTGGACGTGGACGGAGACTTCGAAACCGCGGCAGCCGAAGCCGTGTTCCCCGAAGAGGACTTGCACACGACAACGAGCTCCGAGCTTCCGCTGGCTCTGACGCGGGCAGAAGCGCGCGCCATTGCGGAGCGGTGGCTATCGGAGACGAAACTGGCGCGCGACGGTGCCGAATTCGCGCTGCCACCCTCACTGGCGCATCTGGGGGCGGGTGATGTGGTGGCCTTGCCGGAGGCCGGCGGCGAAGCGCGGTTTCGCATTGACCGTGTCGAGGACACCGAAGCGCGCCTGGTGGAGGCTGTCCGGGTGGAGCCCGGGGTTTATGATCGGCCTGCCGATCTCGAGGCCGAGGTGGTCGTGTCGGACTTCGTGCCGCCGCTGCCCGTCTTCGCGGCATATCTCGACCTGCCGCTCATCACCGGAGATGAGCCGCCCCATGCGCCGCGCATTGCCGCGACGGCCTCCGACTGGCCGGGTGTCGCTGCCCTATTTGCATCGCCCTCGGGCGAGGATTTCGAGCTCTTGGATGTTATCGATGTGCCTGCAACCCTCGGTGAGGTGCTGGAAGACATTCCCGCTGGGCCCCTTGCCGTCAAAGACCGGGCCACGACGATCCGCGTGCGCCTGACACAAGGGATGTTGAGCAGCATCACCGAGGCTGCGCTTCTGGCCGGCGGCAATCTCGCGGCGCTGGGAGACGGCACGGCGGATGCTTGGGAGATCATCCAGTTCCAGGAGGCGCGGCTCGTGGCCGAGAGCACGTATGATCTGACGATCCTGTTGCGTGGGCAGCTCGGTTCGGATGCCCTCATGCCCCCGACGTGGCCGGCGGGGACGGTCTTCGTCCTGCTTGACGGAGCCGTGCGCCCTCTCGATCTGCCGAGCACCAGCAGGAACGTCTCCCAGACCTATCGCATCGGGCCATCAGGGCGGCCTTTCGATGATCCGAGCTATCGCGAGACGACGCTCGCCTTCCGCGGCAACGGCCTCCGGCCCTACGCCCCCGTGCACCTGAGTGCCAAGCGAAAGAGCGATGGGTCGCTTGAGGCCCAGTGGATTCGCCGAACCCGCGTGGACGGCGACATCTGGGATGGCGGCGATGTCCCGTTGGGTGAGGCCCATGAAAGCTACCGCGTCAGGCTGCTCCAAGGCGGCGTCTTGGTGGTCGAAGTAATCACCAGCGCGCCGGCATGGTTGCTTCCTGCAGGGGAAGTCCCTCTGGGTAGCCTCGAGGTGGAAGTGTCTCAGATTTCGGAGAAATACGGGCCAGGGCCTAGCATTGTGTGCCCCGTGACGTGA
- a CDS encoding fructose bisphosphate aldolase, protein MPNETQAAKIRAGQGFIAALDQSGGSTPKALKAYGIEEDAFNGDEEMFGLIHEMRTRIVDAPAFTGEKVVGAILFENTMDRQMNGKDSAAYLWEDQGVVPFLKVDKGLEAEADGVQLMKPIPDLDDLCARAVEKGVFGTKMRSVINAANAAGIAAIVEQQFAFGAQIAAHGLVPILEPEITISIPDKAEAEDMLRTALLARLDHEPSEIMLKLTLPETPGFYAPLIAHEKVMSVVALSGGYSRDEANARLSKNKGMIASFSRALTEGLSAQQSDEAFNATIADTIDSIYRASIA, encoded by the coding sequence ATGCCGAACGAGACCCAAGCCGCCAAAATCCGCGCCGGACAAGGCTTCATCGCAGCACTTGACCAGTCAGGGGGCTCCACGCCGAAGGCGCTGAAGGCCTACGGGATCGAGGAGGATGCGTTCAACGGCGACGAGGAGATGTTCGGCCTCATCCACGAGATGCGCACCCGGATCGTCGACGCGCCCGCGTTCACCGGCGAGAAGGTCGTCGGCGCGATCCTCTTCGAGAACACCATGGACCGGCAGATGAACGGCAAGGACAGCGCGGCCTACCTCTGGGAAGACCAGGGCGTCGTGCCGTTTCTGAAGGTGGATAAGGGGCTCGAGGCGGAGGCCGATGGCGTCCAGCTCATGAAGCCGATCCCGGACCTCGACGATCTCTGCGCGCGCGCGGTCGAGAAAGGCGTGTTCGGGACGAAGATGCGCTCCGTCATCAACGCGGCCAACGCGGCCGGCATCGCGGCCATCGTGGAACAGCAATTCGCATTCGGCGCGCAGATCGCGGCCCACGGCCTTGTCCCGATCCTCGAGCCGGAGATCACGATCTCGATCCCCGACAAGGCGGAGGCGGAGGACATGCTGCGCACCGCGCTCCTCGCGCGGCTCGATCACGAGCCGTCCGAGATCATGCTGAAGCTCACGCTGCCGGAGACACCCGGCTTCTACGCGCCGCTCATCGCCCACGAGAAGGTCATGAGCGTCGTCGCCCTCTCGGGCGGCTACTCGCGCGACGAGGCCAATGCGCGGCTTTCGAAGAACAAGGGCATGATCGCGAGCTTCTCACGGGCGCTGACCGAGGGGCTGAGCGCCCAGCAGAGCGACGAGGCCTTTAATGCGACGATCGCTGACACGATCGACTCCATCTACCGCGCGTCCATCGCCTGA
- the cysE gene encoding serine O-acetyltransferase: MAVTDQKLSTLDPVWARVCADGHDAIAEEPILGGLVHSSILHHATLEHALAYRISLKLSSAEMSEQILREIVDEAFAASPDIGMSARADLVAVFERDPACHRMIQPVLYFKGYQAVQAYRIAHWLWNSGRKDLAYFVQARASEVFGVDIHPGARIGKGIMIDHAHSIVIGETAVVGDNVSMLHSVTLGGTGKEDDDRHPKIRDGVLIGAGAKVLGNIEIGHCSRIAAGSVVLDPVPPCKTVAGVPARIVGEAGCDQPSQLMDHLLSVSAGPDA, translated from the coding sequence ATGGCTGTCACGGACCAAAAGCTCAGCACACTCGACCCCGTCTGGGCGCGGGTGTGTGCGGACGGGCATGACGCGATCGCGGAGGAGCCCATCCTCGGCGGGTTGGTGCATTCCTCGATTCTGCACCACGCGACGCTGGAGCACGCTCTGGCGTACCGGATCTCTCTCAAGCTCTCCTCGGCCGAGATGTCGGAGCAGATCCTGCGCGAGATCGTGGATGAGGCCTTCGCGGCGTCACCGGACATCGGGATGTCCGCTCGCGCGGATCTCGTCGCGGTCTTCGAACGCGACCCCGCCTGCCACCGGATGATCCAGCCCGTCCTCTACTTCAAAGGATACCAGGCCGTGCAAGCCTATCGGATCGCGCATTGGCTCTGGAATTCAGGCCGCAAGGATCTTGCCTACTTCGTGCAGGCGCGGGCTTCCGAGGTCTTCGGCGTGGATATCCACCCGGGCGCGCGGATCGGGAAGGGGATCATGATCGATCACGCCCATTCCATCGTGATCGGCGAGACCGCGGTGGTCGGGGACAATGTCTCCATGCTGCATTCGGTGACGCTCGGCGGCACCGGTAAGGAAGATGACGACCGCCATCCCAAAATCCGTGACGGTGTCCTGATCGGGGCAGGGGCGAAGGTGCTTGGCAATATCGAGATCGGTCACTGCAGCCGGATCGCCGCGGGCTCCGTGGTCCTCGACCCCGTGCCGCCCTGCAAGACCGTCGCGGGTGTACCCGCACGCATCGTGGGCGAGGCGGGCTGCGATCAGCCCTCCCAGCTCATGGATCATCTTCTCAGCGTTTCTGCGGGGCCGGACGCCTGA
- the pdhA gene encoding pyruvate dehydrogenase (acetyl-transferring) E1 component subunit alpha, whose amino-acid sequence MATRKTAAAKKGANVSKDELLNHYREMLLIRRFEEKAGQLYGMGLIGGFCHLYIGQEAVVVGLEAAADEGDKRVTSYRDHGHMLACGMDPKGVMAELTGREGGYSKGKGGSMHMFSKEKHFYGGHGIVAAQVPIGAGLAFSDKYKGNDRVTFAYFGDGAANQGQVYETYNMAELWDLPVIFVIENNQYAMGTSVKRSTKSPSLWERGAAYGIPGEQVDGMDVLKVKEAGEKAIAHCRAGKGPYILEVMTYRYRGHSMSDPAKYRTRDEVQKMRDERDPIESVRQMLLTGKHATEDELKAIDKDIKAVVNEAAEFSKESPEPALEELWTDIYAEEAPQEMA is encoded by the coding sequence ATGGCCACGCGCAAGACCGCCGCAGCCAAGAAGGGCGCCAACGTCTCGAAAGACGAATTGCTCAACCACTACCGCGAGATGCTCTTGATCCGCCGCTTCGAGGAGAAGGCCGGTCAGCTCTACGGCATGGGCCTCATCGGGGGCTTCTGTCACCTCTATATCGGGCAGGAAGCCGTGGTGGTTGGTCTCGAGGCCGCTGCCGATGAAGGCGACAAGCGCGTCACCTCCTACCGCGACCACGGGCACATGCTCGCCTGCGGCATGGACCCGAAAGGCGTCATGGCCGAGCTCACGGGCCGCGAGGGCGGCTACTCCAAGGGCAAGGGCGGCTCTATGCACATGTTCTCGAAAGAGAAGCACTTCTACGGCGGTCACGGCATCGTCGCAGCACAGGTGCCCATCGGCGCAGGGCTCGCCTTCTCCGACAAGTACAAGGGCAACGACCGCGTCACCTTCGCCTATTTCGGCGACGGCGCCGCGAACCAGGGCCAGGTCTACGAGACCTACAACATGGCAGAACTCTGGGACCTGCCGGTCATCTTCGTCATCGAGAACAACCAGTACGCCATGGGCACCAGCGTGAAGCGCTCCACGAAGTCGCCGTCGCTTTGGGAGCGGGGCGCCGCCTACGGCATCCCCGGCGAGCAAGTGGACGGGATGGACGTGCTCAAGGTGAAGGAAGCCGGCGAGAAGGCCATCGCGCACTGCCGGGCGGGCAAGGGCCCCTACATCCTCGAAGTCATGACCTATCGCTACCGCGGACACTCCATGTCCGACCCGGCGAAATACCGGACGCGCGACGAGGTCCAGAAGATGCGCGACGAGCGCGATCCGATCGAAAGCGTGCGCCAGATGCTCCTGACGGGCAAGCACGCCACCGAGGACGAGCTCAAGGCCATCGACAAGGACATCAAGGCCGTCGTGAACGAGGCCGCCGAGTTCTCCAAGGAAAGCCCCGAGCCCGCGCTCGAAGAGCTCTGGACCGATATCTACGCAGAAGAAGCGCCGCAGGAGATGGCGTAA
- a CDS encoding pyruvate dehydrogenase complex dihydrolipoamide acetyltransferase: protein MATEILMPALSPTMEEGTLAKWLVKEGDTISSGDLLAEIETDKATMEFEAVDEGVMGKILIVEGTEGVKVNAPIAILVEDGEDVPDSASESAPVRPAADAPTPAEVQAVSEPATDGGSTTPVAAAPAPSPVASGGDRVFASPLARRIAKDKGLDLSSIKGSGPHGRIIKADVENAEKAPAPAPAAEASKEAPKAAAPAGAMPTGPGVDQVRKMLEGRETEEVALNGMRKTVASRLTEAKQTIPHFYLRRDIKLDALLKFRSQLNKQLETRGVKLSVNDFIIKACALALQAVPDANAVWAGDRIIKLKPSDVAVAVAVDGGLFTPVLQDADQRSLSALSAQMKDLASRARDGKLKPHEYVGGSFAISNLGMFGIDNFDAVINPPHGAILAVGAGKKQPVVGDDGELGVATVMSVTLSVDHRVIDGALGAELLQHIVDNLENPLTMLA from the coding sequence ATGGCGACTGAAATCCTGATGCCCGCCCTCTCGCCCACGATGGAGGAAGGCACGCTCGCGAAGTGGCTTGTGAAGGAGGGGGACACCATCTCCTCCGGCGACCTGCTCGCGGAAATCGAAACCGACAAGGCCACGATGGAGTTCGAGGCCGTCGACGAAGGTGTGATGGGAAAGATCCTCATCGTCGAGGGCACCGAGGGCGTGAAAGTCAACGCGCCCATCGCGATCCTTGTCGAAGACGGCGAGGACGTGCCCGACAGCGCCAGTGAAAGCGCGCCGGTGCGCCCGGCGGCCGACGCGCCCACGCCGGCGGAGGTTCAGGCCGTGAGCGAGCCCGCCACTGATGGCGGAAGCACGACGCCGGTCGCGGCGGCGCCTGCGCCCTCGCCTGTCGCGTCTGGCGGTGACCGCGTCTTCGCCTCGCCTCTCGCGCGGCGCATTGCCAAGGACAAGGGCCTTGATCTCAGCTCTATCAAGGGCTCCGGGCCGCATGGTCGGATCATCAAGGCCGATGTGGAGAATGCGGAAAAGGCGCCCGCACCAGCCCCCGCTGCCGAAGCCTCGAAAGAAGCCCCGAAGGCCGCCGCACCCGCTGGCGCGATGCCGACAGGTCCGGGTGTCGATCAGGTCCGCAAGATGCTGGAGGGGCGCGAGACCGAAGAAGTCGCGCTCAACGGGATGCGCAAGACCGTCGCGAGCCGCCTCACCGAGGCGAAGCAGACGATCCCGCATTTCTACTTGCGGCGCGATATCAAGCTCGACGCGCTTCTGAAGTTCCGCAGCCAGCTCAACAAGCAGCTGGAGACGCGCGGGGTGAAGCTCTCGGTCAACGATTTCATCATCAAGGCCTGCGCACTCGCGCTTCAGGCGGTGCCCGATGCCAATGCCGTCTGGGCCGGAGATCGCATAATCAAGCTGAAGCCGTCGGATGTGGCGGTGGCCGTGGCTGTCGACGGTGGTCTCTTCACGCCGGTCCTGCAGGATGCCGACCAGCGGTCGCTCTCCGCGCTCTCCGCGCAGATGAAAGATCTCGCCAGCCGTGCGCGGGACGGAAAGCTGAAGCCGCACGAATATGTCGGCGGTTCTTTTGCCATCTCTAATCTCGGCATGTTCGGCATCGACAACTTCGACGCCGTCATCAATCCGCCCCATGGCGCCATCCTCGCGGTGGGCGCTGGCAAGAAGCAGCCCGTGGTGGGCGATGACGGAGAGCTTGGCGTGGCCACGGTCATGTCCGTGACGCTATCTGTGGATCACCGCGTGATCGACGGCGCGCTTGGCGCGGAGCTCCTGCAGCACATCGTGGACAACCTCGAAAACCCGCTGACGATGCTGGCCTAA